The Pocillopora verrucosa isolate sample1 chromosome 2, ASM3666991v2, whole genome shotgun sequence genome has a segment encoding these proteins:
- the LOC131782465 gene encoding serine/threonine-protein phosphatase 1-like, with translation MAGFMNIVLKFLVDHLDKVGLIYKRDIGSFLSYKVGKGHKTTLPPSKSHVTINPQFLEGKRVLFVGDVHGCFDELQELYNECTDPSKETLLIFVGDLVFKGPKTLEVIRFVRETGSFSVRGNHEQSILTEILHKRRNEPVREKRKFVYDLTQEDEDFLQNLPFTISVPSFNVLVVHGGLLPGIPVQQQDPLGMMFIRNYIPEKFQGTAGIEEGLPWASTWSGPQHVVFGHDARRGVQQYKYATGIDSGCVYGNYLTGILIEDGIWANRKLVQVKAKKKYTLKES, from the coding sequence ATGGCTGGGTTTATGAATATTGTACTAAAATTCCTTGTTGATCATTTGGACAAGGTCGGGCTAATTTATAAGAGAGATATTGGATCTTTCTTAAGCTACAAGGTTGGTAAAGGTCACAAAACAACACTGCCTCCATCAAAGTCTCATGTTACGATAAATCCGCAATTTCTCGAGGGCAAGAGAGTTCTGTTCGTCGGGGATGTCCATGGCTGTTTTGACGAACTGCAAGAGCTGTACAATGAATGTACAGATCCCAGCAAGGAAACTCTGTTAATTTTCGTGGGTGATCTCGTGTTTAAAGGACCTAAGACTCTAGAAGTTATACGTTTTGTTAGAGAGACAGGCTCGTTTTCCGTCAGAGGGAATCATGAACAATCTATTTTAACCGAAATCCTTCACAAAAGAAGAAACGAACCTGTGCGAGAGAAACGCAAGTTTGTGTACGATTTGACTCAAGAGGACGAAGATTTCTTGCAAAATCTACCTTTCACGATAAGTGTACCTTCATTCAATGTCCTAGTGGTTCATGGCGGACTGCTGCCGGGAATACCTGTACAACAACAAGATCCTTTGGGTATGATGTTCATCAGAAACTACATTCCAGAGAAGTTCCAAGGAACAGCAGGAATTGAGGAAGGCTTGCCATGGGCGTCAACGTGGAGTGGTCCTCAGCATGTAGTATTTGGACACGATGCTCGCCGAGGTGTGCAGCAATACAAGTATGCGACTGGGATTGACTCTGGATGTGTGTATGGGAATTATCTGACTGGCATCTTAATAGAAGACGGTATCTGGGCTAATAGGAAATTGGTACAagtcaaagcaaagaaaaaatacactCTAAAAGAGAGTTGA
- the LOC131782565 gene encoding CDP-diacylglycerol--inositol 3-phosphatidyltransferase-like, producing the protein MDDLICRRENVLLFIPNLIGYVRVILLFASWIFFNNPVLFLCFYTASVLLDGLDGIVARQLNQTSAFGAWLDVATDNLGRGMLWTLLYKWGYFISAVEWMVFVCTHSLGAHWKSAQSNPPSWVQLVMAKGFKTPAGAFAICGLHGLPVWLYGMNKHMWSPFMSHHLQLGVTGILVSGRALCMGVEVWFITSHIKDLLADHEQKRPLSNTEPMMEDTD; encoded by the exons ATGGATGATTTAATATGCAGAAGAGAAAATGTCCTCCTTTTCATACCCAACTTAATAG GGTATGTGCGGGTTATCCTTTTATTTGCATCGTGGATCTTCTTCAACAATCCAGTCCTTTTCCTGTGCTTTTACACAGCTTCAGTCTTGCTGGATG GTCTAGATGGAATCGTTGCTCGGCAATTGAATCAAACATCAGCATTTGGAGCATGG TTGGATGTTGCTACAGACAATCTCGGCAGAGGAATGCTTTGGACCTTGCTTTATAAG TGGGGGTACTTTATCAGTGCAGTGGAGTGGATGGTATTTGTGTGTACACATTCACTTGGAGCACATTGGAAGAGTGCTCAATCCAACCCACCTTCATGGGTTCAACTTGTTATGGCTAAAG GATTTAAAACACCTGCAGGAGCATTTGCAATCTGTGGCCTTCATGGGCTCCCTGTGTGGTTGTATGGTATGAATAAACACATGTGGTCACCATTCATGTCACATCACTTACAGTTGGGAGTCACTGGAATTTTAGTGTCTGGTAGAGCCTTGTGCATGGGAGTTGAG GTTTGGTTTATTACAAGTCACATTAAAGATTTACTGGCAGATCATGAACAAAAAAGGCCCTTATCAAATACAGAACCCATGATGGAAGACACTGATTAA